The DNA sequence GCTGTCGGCCTCGTGGGTTTCGGTCACGTCCAGCGGGTGGAACTCGGCCAGCCCGCCGTCGGTGCGCACGGCGTCCGCGGTCTCCTTGCCCTCCAGCTCCAGGATGTCGGTGACCACGACGTGATAGCCGGCGCGGCCCAGCGCCAGGCAGGTGGCGCGGCCGATGCCGATGGCGCCGCCGGTGACCAGGGCAATCGGTGTCCGGTCGCTCATCCGTTCCTCCCGTAACAGGTCAGACACAGCCCGCCGCGGCGCGCGCAGCCGGCGCCGGTCTCCATCGCGATCGCGCTCATCGGATCTCCTCCTGTATCGCTACCCGGGCGCGGGCGCGGCGGACGCTGAGCGTCATCAGGATGGCGTAGACCGCGACCAGCGCGAACGAGAACAGGGTGGTCAGCACGCCGAAGGCGAACAGGTTGGGATGGATCTCGACCGAGAAGGTGCCGTAGATCGTCAGCGGCAGGGTCAGCTCGCCGCCGGACGCCAGCAGCGTGCGCGGGAACTCGTCGTAGCTCAGCGTGAAGGCGAACAGCAGCGACGACAGCACGCCGGGGAAGATCAGCGGGAAGGTGACCTTGCGGAAGGTGCGCACCGGGCTCGCCCCCAGGCTCATCGCCGCCTCCTCCACCGACCGGTCGAAGCGGTTGAAGAAGGCGAGCATGACCAGGAACGCGAACGGGTAGGTATAGACCACGTGCACGACGAAGGTGGTCGAGTACCAGTCGCGCTCGATGCCGAGCGAGGTCGAGGTCAGCGCGGTGCCGAGCCCGACCAGAATGCCCGGCACCATCATGCCCAGCACGACGAGGTAGAACACCACGCCCGAGCCCTTGAAGCGCCGGCG is a window from the Alphaproteobacteria bacterium genome containing:
- a CDS encoding ABC transporter permease is translated as MGRQPFIKGALAVYTALFIAFLYGPFAVLSIISFQTGPEGGPQFPIIEFSTYWYRHIFGLTPPSRVAPLPIGEALFRSLTLAFMTMVTSTVLGVLTAQAFRRRFKGSGVVFYLVVLGMMVPGILVGLGTALTSTSLGIERDWYSTTFVVHVVYTYPFAFLVMLAFFNRFDRSVEEAAMSLGASPVRTFRKVTFPLIFPGVLSSLLFAFTLSYDEFPRTLLASGGELTLPLTIYGTFSVEIHPNLFAFGVLTTLFSFALVAVYAILMTLSVRRARARVAIQEEIR